One Phocaeicola dorei genomic region harbors:
- a CDS encoding GGGtGRT protein yields MIREVKFESQDRRIKQIIAALNENGIKDIEEANAICEAAGLDPYKTCEETQPICFENAKWAYVVGSAIALKKGCKNAAEAAEAIGIGLQAFCIPGSVADDRKVGIGHGNLAAMLLREETKCFAFLAGHESFAAAEGAIKIAAKADKVRKEPLRCILNGLGKDAAQIISRINGFTYVQTEFDYFTGELKVVREIAYSDGPRAKVKCYGADDVREGVAIMWKEGVDVSITGNSTNPTRFQHPVAGTYKKERVLAGKPYFSVASGGGTGRTLHPDNMAAGPASYGMTDTMGRMHSDAQFAGSSSVPAHVEMMGFLGIGNNPMVGCTVACAVDVATALSK; encoded by the coding sequence ATGATTAGAGAAGTAAAATTCGAAAGCCAAGACCGTCGTATCAAACAGATCATTGCTGCTTTGAACGAAAACGGCATCAAAGACATCGAAGAAGCTAACGCAATCTGCGAAGCTGCCGGACTTGATCCTTATAAAACTTGTGAAGAAACTCAGCCTATCTGTTTCGAAAATGCCAAGTGGGCTTACGTAGTAGGTTCTGCCATTGCATTGAAGAAAGGTTGCAAAAACGCTGCTGAAGCTGCCGAAGCTATCGGTATCGGTCTGCAGGCATTCTGCATTCCGGGTTCTGTAGCCGACGACCGTAAAGTAGGTATCGGTCACGGTAACCTGGCTGCTATGTTGCTGCGCGAAGAAACTAAATGTTTCGCATTCCTGGCAGGTCACGAATCATTCGCTGCTGCCGAAGGTGCTATCAAAATCGCTGCAAAAGCAGACAAAGTACGTAAAGAACCTCTGCGTTGCATCTTGAACGGTTTGGGCAAAGACGCTGCACAGATCATCTCTCGTATCAACGGATTTACATACGTTCAGACTGAATTCGATTATTTCACAGGTGAACTGAAAGTAGTTCGTGAAATCGCTTATTCTGACGGTCCTCGTGCAAAAGTGAAATGCTACGGAGCTGATGATGTTCGCGAAGGTGTAGCTATCATGTGGAAAGAAGGTGTAGACGTATCAATCACCGGTAACTCTACTAACCCGACTCGTTTCCAACATCCGGTTGCAGGTACTTACAAGAAAGAACGTGTTCTTGCAGGTAAGCCTTATTTCTCAGTTGCATCAGGTGGTGGTACAGGTCGTACTCTTCACCCGGATAACATGGCTGCCGGTCCTGCTTCTTACGGTATGACCGACACTATGGGTCGTATGCACTCAGACGCTCAGTTCGCTGGTTCTTCATCAGTTCCCGCTCACGTGGAAATGATGGGCTTCCTCGGTATCGGTAACAACCCGATGGTAGGATGTACAGTAGCTTGTGCTGTAGACGTTGCTACTGCTTTGAGCAAGTAA
- a CDS encoding ABC transporter ATP-binding protein, whose translation MSAIIECKNLTHYYGQRKIYENLSFEVPQGRILGLLGKNGTGKTTTINILSGYLQPRSGECRIFGENIQTMNPALRRNIGLLLEGHVQYQFMNITQIEKFYASFYPGQWKKEAYYDLMNKLKVAPGQRISRMSNGQRSQVALGLILAQNPELLILDDFSLGLDPGYRRLFVDYLRDYARSENKTVFLTSHIIQDMERLIDDCIIMDYGSILIQQPIETLMKELRRYTCTVPEGYQPQLPATCYHPAVIRQTLETYSFLPPVDVEKLLKESQVPFTGLQHENVSLEDAFIGLTGKY comes from the coding sequence ATGAGTGCAATTATAGAATGTAAGAACCTGACCCATTATTACGGTCAACGCAAGATTTATGAGAACTTGAGTTTTGAAGTTCCTCAAGGGCGTATCTTGGGGTTGTTGGGTAAAAATGGTACAGGGAAAACGACAACCATTAATATATTGAGCGGTTATCTTCAGCCGCGTTCAGGCGAATGTCGCATCTTTGGTGAGAACATTCAGACCATGAACCCTGCTTTACGCAGGAATATCGGTTTATTGCTGGAAGGTCATGTTCAATATCAGTTTATGAATATCACACAAATAGAAAAGTTTTATGCTTCTTTTTATCCGGGACAATGGAAAAAGGAGGCTTATTATGACTTGATGAATAAATTGAAGGTAGCTCCGGGACAACGTATCTCAAGAATGTCGAACGGACAGCGTTCGCAAGTGGCATTGGGACTGATCCTGGCACAAAATCCGGAGTTGTTGATTCTGGATGATTTCTCTTTAGGACTTGATCCGGGCTATCGCCGTCTTTTTGTGGATTATTTACGTGATTATGCCCGTTCCGAGAACAAGACTGTTTTCCTGACTTCCCATATTATTCAGGATATGGAGCGGTTGATTGATGATTGTATTATTATGGATTATGGCTCTATCCTTATTCAACAGCCTATTGAAACGTTGATGAAAGAGCTGAGAAGATATACTTGTACTGTGCCCGAGGGTTATCAGCCTCAGTTGCCGGCAACTTGCTATCATCCGGCTGTCATTCGTCAAACCTTGGAAACGTACTCCTTTTTGCCTCCCGTGGATGTGGAGAAACTGTTGAAGGAAAGTCAAGTTCCCTTTACTGGTTTGCAGCACGAAAATGTAAGTCTGGAAGATGCCTTTATCGGTCTTACCGGAAAGTATTAA
- a CDS encoding sodium/glutamate symporter — protein MNTVFFNEYIQTSPKFMTDFTPWTLFVDTGIISVLLLLGKLMRVKIRFIQKLFIPPSLLAGFMGLALGPHGFGIIPLSTQTGTYAGILIAFIFGALPLTSQKAAKGDADNIGSMWAYSQAGMLLQWAFGGLLGLIVLNRIWPLNPAFGITMPSGYCGGHGTAAAIGQAFSQFGYDEILTLAMTAATFGIVAAVIIGLIIIKWGTKKGHTSFLANYDDLPHELQTGLLPGDKRESMGESSCSSISIDPLTFNLIIVAVIALGGYCISKTVSHFMPGFELPVFSCAFVVGMFIKKIFDKTKTSDYVCPQTIGHISGTFTDFLVAFGIASIKISVVIEYIIPLLILLVSGLIATLIYVLVMARKLMKDCWFEKAIFTWGWFTGTMAMGIALLRVADPKMRSRCLNNYALAYLFIAPVEISLITFAPVAFLNGYGLMFTGICLAAGLAVLATAYIKGWSIKKQ, from the coding sequence ATGAACACTGTATTCTTCAACGAATACATCCAAACAAGCCCTAAATTTATGACCGATTTCACCCCGTGGACACTCTTTGTCGATACAGGCATCATCTCAGTATTGCTACTGCTCGGCAAACTCATGAGAGTAAAAATAAGATTCATCCAAAAGCTGTTCATTCCCCCCAGTCTGTTGGCCGGGTTTATGGGACTGGCCTTGGGACCTCACGGTTTCGGCATCATTCCTCTTTCCACCCAAACAGGAACTTATGCCGGCATATTGATAGCCTTCATTTTCGGTGCCCTCCCCCTCACCTCACAAAAGGCAGCTAAAGGAGATGCAGACAATATAGGCAGCATGTGGGCATATTCACAGGCAGGAATGTTGTTGCAATGGGCTTTTGGGGGACTGTTGGGATTGATTGTCTTAAACCGGATATGGCCCTTGAACCCTGCCTTCGGCATCACTATGCCAAGCGGCTATTGCGGCGGGCACGGTACAGCAGCAGCCATCGGACAGGCTTTCAGCCAGTTCGGATATGACGAAATTCTAACTTTGGCCATGACTGCCGCCACCTTCGGTATCGTAGCAGCAGTCATTATCGGATTGATCATTATAAAATGGGGGACAAAGAAAGGGCACACCTCCTTCCTCGCCAATTACGATGACCTTCCTCACGAATTACAGACAGGCCTGTTGCCCGGCGACAAACGGGAAAGCATGGGTGAAAGTTCTTGCTCTTCCATCTCCATTGACCCGCTGACCTTCAATCTTATCATTGTAGCAGTGATAGCATTAGGCGGATACTGCATCAGCAAAACAGTATCCCACTTTATGCCGGGGTTTGAACTGCCGGTATTCAGTTGCGCATTTGTGGTGGGTATGTTCATCAAAAAGATATTCGACAAAACAAAGACCAGTGATTATGTCTGCCCGCAAACCATAGGACACATCAGCGGAACTTTTACCGATTTTCTGGTAGCTTTTGGAATTGCTTCCATTAAAATATCTGTTGTAATAGAGTACATCATACCCTTATTAATTCTGTTAGTCTCAGGATTAATTGCAACCCTGATTTATGTTCTGGTCATGGCTCGCAAATTAATGAAAGACTGTTGGTTCGAGAAAGCTATCTTCACATGGGGATGGTTTACAGGAACTATGGCTATGGGCATCGCATTGCTCCGCGTTGCAGACCCCAAAATGCGCAGCCGATGCCTGAATAACTATGCACTGGCTTACTTGTTCATCGCCCCGGTAGAGATTTCCCTGATAACTTTCGCTCCGGTAGCTTTCTTGAACGGTTACGGGCTGATGTTTACAGGAATCTGCCTAGCGGCAGGACTTGCCGTGCTGGCAACCGCTTATATCAAAGGCTGGTCTATCAAGAAACAATAA
- the smpB gene encoding SsrA-binding protein, with translation MKPTPVNIKNKRASFDYEFIDTYTAGIVLTGTEIKSIRLGKASLVDTYCYFVQGELWVKNMHIAEYFYGSYNNHSARRERKLLLSKKELRKLEEAGKNPGFTIVPVRLFINEKGLAKLVVALAKGKKQYDKRESLKEKDDRREMDRMFKR, from the coding sequence ATGAAACCGACTCCTGTTAATATAAAGAATAAGCGTGCATCGTTCGATTATGAATTTATCGATACGTACACGGCAGGTATCGTGCTCACGGGAACTGAGATAAAATCCATCCGTTTGGGCAAAGCCAGCCTGGTAGATACCTATTGTTATTTTGTGCAAGGCGAGTTGTGGGTGAAGAATATGCACATTGCCGAGTACTTCTATGGTTCATATAATAACCACTCCGCCCGTCGAGAACGCAAATTATTGTTGAGCAAGAAAGAACTGCGAAAATTGGAAGAAGCCGGAAAGAATCCCGGTTTTACGATTGTTCCTGTCCGTCTGTTTATTAATGAAAAAGGACTGGCAAAGTTGGTTGTCGCATTGGCAAAAGGTAAAAAACAATATGATAAGCGCGAGTCGTTGAAAGAAAAAGACGACCGTCGCGAAATGGACCGTATGTTTAAAAGATAA
- a CDS encoding DUF4857 domain-containing protein yields the protein MIRFSKIFFYITVAVLLVWQLPWCYAFLTLKPVKTPFTMYSSVLGDFVITQLDENKQLHRYDTKGNTYTQQQVDSLLPSLYVRQLTADERFPDTICGKAVSPKDIQLTNFTFKSVPSAINAPQTGLYFLMESMSKRVDLKMPEDAFRFTDKGIEFIRMETNCIDEAKSKLFTDMLVQKGFAFPACYASGNPTTRKDYDEGYLVLDANHKLFHLKCTKGRPYVKAIQLPEGVLPEYVFITEFRSRRTLGYMVDSKHHFYIINSDGSLVKSALPGFDPAKDELTIFGNMFDWTVKLSTDKDDYYYALDATDYSLIKEHAYKDIRRSVPGLSFTSPDDKFVKPRF from the coding sequence ATGATTCGATTCAGCAAAATATTTTTTTATATTACCGTAGCTGTCCTGCTTGTATGGCAGTTGCCTTGGTGTTATGCTTTTCTCACACTGAAGCCTGTCAAAACTCCTTTTACTATGTATAGTTCCGTACTTGGTGATTTTGTTATTACACAACTAGATGAGAATAAGCAACTTCACCGCTATGATACGAAAGGCAATACATATACACAACAGCAGGTAGACAGTTTGTTGCCTTCTCTCTATGTGCGCCAGCTTACGGCGGACGAACGTTTCCCTGATACCATTTGTGGTAAGGCAGTTAGTCCGAAAGATATTCAATTGACAAACTTTACTTTCAAGAGTGTGCCGTCAGCCATCAATGCTCCCCAGACAGGACTCTATTTTCTGATGGAGTCCATGTCCAAACGGGTGGATTTGAAAATGCCCGAAGATGCATTCCGTTTTACCGATAAAGGTATAGAATTTATTCGTATGGAGACGAATTGTATCGATGAGGCGAAAAGCAAATTGTTTACGGATATGCTGGTTCAGAAAGGGTTTGCTTTTCCTGCATGCTATGCTTCGGGCAATCCAACTACTCGTAAAGACTATGATGAGGGATATCTGGTTTTAGATGCCAACCATAAATTGTTCCATCTGAAGTGCACCAAAGGACGTCCGTATGTGAAAGCTATTCAGTTGCCTGAAGGAGTCTTGCCGGAATATGTGTTTATTACTGAATTCCGTAGCCGTCGGACTTTGGGGTATATGGTAGATAGCAAGCATCATTTTTATATTATCAATAGTGATGGAAGTTTGGTGAAATCAGCTCTCCCCGGTTTCGATCCGGCAAAAGATGAATTGACCATCTTTGGAAATATGTTTGACTGGACTGTAAAGTTATCGACAGATAAAGATGATTATTACTATGCTTTGGATGCTACAGATTATTCACTGATTAAAGAACATGCCTATAAAGATATCCGCCGTTCTGTTCCGGGGTTGTCTTTTACATCTCCAGATGACAAATTTGTAAAACCTCGTTTTTGA
- a CDS encoding DMP19 family protein, translating into MEANKIAITDEALRRGAEEGMDGFLKVFIDKYLEVTGGVVNAETMPLLNGYQHSLLGYHFLREEINEGGFVQLIQNGFGPYIFDNPFAKAMRQFGAKEFAKLIYSAKKIYDENRADLEKDRDDEEFMAMYEQYEAFDELEEQFMDMEELVTVRIAEYVDNHIEEFAEIV; encoded by the coding sequence ATGGAAGCAAATAAAATAGCAATTACAGACGAAGCTTTGCGCCGAGGTGCGGAAGAGGGTATGGATGGTTTTTTGAAGGTGTTTATAGATAAATACCTAGAGGTGACAGGGGGTGTTGTCAATGCGGAAACAATGCCTTTGCTCAATGGTTACCAGCATTCATTGTTGGGGTATCATTTCTTGCGTGAAGAAATAAATGAAGGTGGTTTTGTGCAATTGATACAGAATGGTTTTGGACCTTATATCTTTGATAATCCTTTTGCAAAAGCAATGCGGCAGTTTGGAGCGAAAGAATTTGCCAAATTGATTTATAGCGCGAAGAAAATATATGATGAGAACCGTGCTGATTTGGAAAAGGACAGGGATGATGAGGAATTTATGGCAATGTATGAGCAATACGAGGCCTTTGATGAGTTGGAAGAGCAGTTCATGGATATGGAAGAGTTGGTAACTGTCCGGATTGCAGAATATGTGGACAATCATATTGAGGAGTTTGCGGAGATTGTATGA
- a CDS encoding iron-sulfur cluster assembly scaffold protein — protein MTYSHEVEHMCVVKKGPNHGPAPIPEEGKWVKSKEIKDISGLTHGIGWCAPQQGACKLTLNVKEGIIQEALVETIGCSGMTHSAAMAAEILPGKTVLEALNTDLVCDAINTAMRELFLQIVYGRTQSAFSEGGLIIGAGLEDLGKGLRSQVGTLYGTLAKGPRYLEMAEGYIKNVFLDKNDEICGYEFVHMGKFMDEIKKGTDANEALKKVTGTYGRVTEEQGAVKKIDPRHE, from the coding sequence ATGACTTATTCACACGAAGTAGAACACATGTGTGTTGTGAAAAAAGGTCCTAATCACGGACCAGCTCCTATTCCTGAAGAAGGAAAGTGGGTAAAATCAAAAGAAATTAAAGACATCTCTGGTTTGACACACGGTATTGGCTGGTGTGCTCCTCAGCAGGGTGCTTGTAAACTAACCCTTAACGTAAAAGAAGGCATCATTCAGGAAGCATTGGTAGAAACTATCGGTTGCTCCGGTATGACTCACTCAGCCGCTATGGCTGCTGAAATTCTTCCGGGTAAGACTGTATTGGAAGCATTAAACACTGACTTGGTTTGTGATGCTATCAACACAGCAATGCGCGAACTATTCCTTCAAATCGTTTACGGACGTACTCAGTCAGCCTTCTCAGAAGGCGGTCTGATTATCGGTGCCGGTTTGGAAGACTTGGGTAAAGGTCTTCGCAGCCAGGTAGGTACTTTGTATGGTACTTTGGCTAAAGGTCCCCGTTACCTTGAAATGGCTGAAGGTTACATCAAAAACGTATTCCTGGATAAGAACGACGAAATCTGCGGTTACGAATTCGTTCACATGGGTAAGTTCATGGACGAAATCAAGAAGGGTACTGATGCTAATGAAGCATTGAAGAAAGTTACAGGTACTTACGGACGTGTAACTGAAGAACAAGGAGCTGTTAAGAAAATTGATCCACGTCACGAATAA
- a CDS encoding Yip1 family protein — MNYKDLFKRVIALISSPAKVWEEISREEDRRKVLGAFVYPMIGLCGLSVFIGTFIGNTEGVAAFQIAMTRCCAIFVSLFGGYFLAAYAIDQLGKKLLGREDQYELNQQFVGYSMVVTFVLDIVSGLFSISILHWILQFYTVFVVFEGARTLMKVNEEKLTRYTLIASVIIIVCPALIAAVFNELSVILN; from the coding sequence TTGAACTACAAAGATTTATTTAAGCGAGTAATAGCGTTGATTTCGTCTCCGGCAAAAGTGTGGGAGGAAATTAGCAGAGAAGAGGATAGGCGTAAAGTGTTGGGAGCATTTGTTTATCCCATGATAGGCTTATGTGGTTTATCCGTTTTTATAGGTACATTCATAGGAAATACGGAAGGAGTCGCTGCTTTCCAAATAGCGATGACACGATGTTGTGCTATATTTGTATCCTTGTTTGGAGGATATTTTTTGGCGGCATACGCCATAGACCAATTGGGCAAGAAACTTTTAGGGCGTGAAGACCAGTATGAACTAAATCAGCAGTTTGTAGGTTATTCTATGGTAGTGACTTTTGTGCTCGATATTGTCAGCGGGTTGTTTTCTATTTCCATCCTTCATTGGATATTGCAATTTTACACCGTATTTGTGGTGTTCGAAGGTGCACGTACCCTGATGAAGGTAAATGAAGAGAAACTGACACGATACACCTTGATTGCTTCAGTTATTATAATTGTTTGTCCGGCATTGATTGCCGCTGTGTTTAATGAGTTATCTGTTATTTTGAATTAA